In the genome of Massilia sp. PAMC28688, one region contains:
- a CDS encoding 1-acyl-sn-glycerol-3-phosphate acyltransferase, whose protein sequence is MSHYELRAASLPRPGQRLALGLLQLFGWRVRYKPLPGPHGVAIVYPHTSNWDFVIGLLGKWALGLPFRWLGKESLFAGPWAGIMRAWGGVAVERSAATGATQRLAEKMHASDWFWLALAPEGTRSYKPHWRSGFYHLALAARVPVVLVYFDYGRKELGVVDVVRLTGDQQADMASIAAAYQGRTGFHPELACPVTLATPRADSPEQQR, encoded by the coding sequence ATGAGTCACTATGAGCTGCGCGCAGCTTCCCTGCCCCGCCCCGGCCAGCGCCTGGCGCTCGGATTGCTGCAGCTCTTCGGCTGGCGCGTGCGCTACAAGCCGCTGCCCGGCCCGCACGGCGTGGCGATCGTCTATCCGCATACTTCCAACTGGGACTTCGTCATCGGCCTGCTCGGCAAATGGGCGCTCGGCCTGCCCTTTCGCTGGCTCGGCAAGGAGTCCTTGTTTGCAGGTCCCTGGGCCGGCATCATGCGCGCGTGGGGCGGCGTGGCGGTGGAGCGCAGCGCGGCCACCGGCGCGACCCAGCGCCTGGCAGAAAAAATGCACGCGTCAGACTGGTTCTGGCTGGCCCTGGCGCCGGAGGGCACGCGCAGCTACAAGCCGCACTGGCGCAGTGGCTTCTATCACCTGGCGCTGGCGGCCCGCGTGCCGGTGGTGCTGGTCTATTTTGATTACGGGCGCAAGGAACTGGGCGTGGTCGACGTGGTCCGGCTGACCGGCGACCAGCAAGCCGACATGGCCTCCATCGCCGCGGCCTACCAGGGCCGCACAGGCTTCCATCCGGAGCTGGCCTGCCCGGTCACCCTGGCCACCCCGCGCGCCGACAGTCCCGAGCAGCAGCGTTGA